The following is a genomic window from Danaus plexippus chromosome 28, MEX_DaPlex, whole genome shotgun sequence.
cgaattttaaagcgcgttgctataaacatccccaaagaccatccCATCCacgtcaacaagtattacgagctcactaacgaactcactaagaataggttcgttgtaaatggaagtaggagcgagaggtataacagccaaaactatctacaacctgctaaaagacttaggcctaccaagaactaacatcagtttattcttggaacgtacgtcgaaggcagccctagcaggtacgtttcaaatttggttaggtagagagaggagcttgaacAGTGGAGGCGAGCATTTAACGTTCGTTAGATTGGGGCTCCtttaacctacacctgggtcgcaactCCCCGTCACTGTTGAAGcttctctccctgcaacgcgatggacccggcacccgcaccgTGAATCCATGGAAGGCTGAGAGTTTTCGTCTCGTCTACAAACTCTGACCCACTGACCTCTCTTATGTGTTTCTGGAGGCCGCTCACTCCATAGTTCCTCAATACGAACCACAGCTTTAAAGCTCTGAACCGTCGACTGAGAGGTATCTGCCAATGCTGTAAGAAATAACGACATCAATACGGAAAAACAGATAGTTTTTGAAGCGGTTGACCCATGCTAGGAGTATATGTAGTTATATGTACACTATTGTTATCAAAGTTTATATTGGAATTCTAGTAGGTATTTGAGCTATCCCGACACCACGAGGACCGACACCGCGAGGACCGACACCCGTAAGCTAAGACATACGAGCGGCTCTTTCTTATCGGGGTTTTCCAACTGTATCTTATCAGCTACTGGCGCGTCCCGTGGTTTGATATCCTCGTCACTGTCGTCAGTGAGACTACTCTCCTCACTGGGCGGGTAACCCTCGTCACTTATAACACTGTCGTCATGCTCATCACCTTTGACGAGGATCTCGGTTTCGATTCTCCGCCTGGTGTTCGCGTGTTGAGAACCAaccttttatttgtaaacaacGTTATTATGAAacagcatttattttaataaaacttttttgagcttttaaaactttttaaggcTGTTAATAAGGTTGAGTACGTCACTTACCATGTAGTCGATAGCTTTGCCTGcaacgaatattttatatatttaataatgatcaatatgaaataaaaagatactCTCAAGATTTAGTGACGTACCTGAATTTTCGTGTCTTAGATAAATAGGGTTCACGTTGAAGGTTCTGTGCAGAGCGTTACTGTCTCTGACCCtggaagaaaatatttgaaaaggtCAACAACTATTTAACCTTCACGAGGGGTACCAAAATGTATTAAGGGATATGAAAGACAGCGTCTCATTGGAGGGATCATTACCACATGCCGGTGCAGTCGAAGTTTACCATCAGCCACTTGGATGGATTGAAGGCGAAGGAATCCACCAGCTCGATCCCATCCAGCCAGTGTCTGAACAGTGGACATACGAAAGTATATGAGTTATACTTGAATTATAACGTGAAAGGTGTAACGTGTTGttcctttaataaaaaatacaaagaaaaaaccGTGAATAGAGGAAAATTccaatcatatttatttaacctaATAATTCTACATAAGCTTTTAATTAAGCCAGTAGACCGTAATCATAACCCGAAGAAACTTATTCTAACTTGGTAAAAGTTCTCCAAAAAacggtaaaataattttaaagctcGCGTATAAGTCGATTTAATTCACATTACAAATTATTCTAGCATATTGTAAAGTAAGGTCATAGAACCTGTATTCGGGGCATATGAAAGCGCTCCCAGCATATGCAGCATCTACGTGCAGCCAGATGGAGTGCTGGTCACACACCGGGCCTATTTCCCGGAGATCGTCGAAGGCTACGGACCCTGTCGTACCGAGAGTGGCGCAAACCTGAACAgggattaataatttaatatacgaatcattatatttgtgtttgaGTTTAACTAGATGGCAGAACTAAACCTTTTAAGTTCGATCTTAGGACTAAGATATTCTTTTGGTGTCTGGTTGGAAAATCCTCATGGAGCCCCACCGCCCTTAGGGAAGGGCGAAAGGgactgtcagactcttactgaccAAAAACCAACCCGTGTTCCTCATGTACCCTTGTGTCAGAGGGGTGGGTATCGCCGATGCATTTGTTCCTACCCCCCGACAGGCATAAACCCACCAGATGGTAAGGCGGGCCCCGAGCCGGGCCGAGTGGTTTCCCGCAGCGTCTTAGGACTAAGAGTGTCTATATTTCTGTATCTATGATTACCCTTCTTCAGAAATGAAGTGTTCatcaaattaatgaatttgggtgtatttattaattaggaACACTATACAAATGATATAGCATTTGGTGACGAAGATGGGACGATAAcatttaatgatatctaagagtACCGCGAGCACTCACGTAAATGGAACTAAGTTTTTGGTATACTTTGCGTTTTTCATTACTCTATATCTACATCcctacgtttcggttccttaaccgtgatcacggacagacgagatgaaagtatCAGTCAGTGGTCAGTGAGTCtcgtcaatttaaattaataattatttttcacaagtaaaagttttatgataatctcaatacttttaatatttgaattaaagtagttttatcacattataaaatgaaaaaaaataataatttagtaataaatcaGTTTTAAAACTCAATACTGTCGCGAGCTTCCCGTACGGCGTTAGTCACGTGTTAAGATATCATAATGAGGCCTTGAGGAGGATTAATACGGTTATCGGAGGCTGGAACCGTTTTGATGAGGAGACAACTTGATTAACTCGGGAGTCATGATGATTAGGAACACGACATACCTGCTACGAGGATGAGGGTCGAGGAAGGTGAGGGAGAAGGGTGTAGGGTATTGATGGCAGTGCAGGGTGGAGTCAAAGTATATTTACTTCAGATTCATACCAAAAATTTCGGTAAAAGTTTTGAACAGTCCTCTGGATATTGTATTCATTCTTTATTCAAGTGAAGTTATTTACCTACGATACTTTGTCCATACAAAGTATTGTATAAACTTAAAAGCGAAGTACATCCTTACCGGGGTTTTCGACAAAAAACGTCTACATTCTAGTTTTTCCTTAATATACTTATGTTGATAGAACAGTTAACTTAGCACAAGTTTGTAtagtcacactacatacgagacgtttaaattttctcatccatttaattacgttttgtgcgaagatttatgaatgaaaaaagcGCCTTCCGAATGCAGTGTGTTCATCTGCAACTGGTGGCGTATGTACTGTTCAGTACTAATTACAGttgaatgtataaaaatataagagattGCGGGAATCAGCATAAAAATCTATgcaaaaattctattttaagaAGCCTTTTAATAACAGCGATGTTCCCAGACGTCAGGCTGCTTATGTTGACGTCCAACAAATTGCTCCCCGAGCGGAGCCtcttaaacatttcaatttaaattgttttaattaacctCAAGGGAAATATGTTAATACAGGAGTGACCATTTGTTGGGGAAATTCACAACGGggatcatttaaaaatatcaattcataACAACGAAGAAGTtctgaatatatttgtttaatgatGCTCGGAAGGAATAGGTTGTGAGGCTTCCTGCTATACTTAATCGTCTTATGTAACTGAAATcgccttattttttttatttagttgaaattttaatgggacttgagtattttattaatatattattaatattgcaaTTTAGTTATGACATTTGaaaaaaggtttataaaatctattagaCAAAATACAGCAATTTTTTGGTTCAAAAACtacgtaaataattaagattataagaaaaaatctatttaaaaaaagtttgtatggATATTGTacacgaaataaataaaaactgagataatattaaaaaaatatggatacAAAATCGACTTACCCAAAACGGGACCAGTCCCTTGGCTTTGTCGTTGATGATGGCTTCCTCTAACTTGTCACCTCTCATGCACTGGTGCTCATCCGACTCTATGTAACGCATCCGCACCAGACCTGGTCACGACGCATTAAATATGCTATAACCTGATACTTCATTAAAGAAGGCACTGCCGCTGCACTCGTCAGCCATAGATCTTGGAACATTTAGAGTgccacataataataaaatgaaatatttttttaaatcttaccAATGAGTCCAGCCTTCTCCACTGAGGAATGTGCTTGGTCCGAGCAGTACGCTATCAAATGTCCGAGCAGTTCAGAAGACTGCATGTCAGGGTTGAGAGCCGATAGTTCCATCAGAGCCCTGGTGCGAGCAGCCAGCAGACTCACCAGGGTTGCCTCGCTTGCTGTAGTCTGttacaaatcaattaaatgtaataataaacagacaaataaaaagtgcgatggtataaattatttgaaaataatgccTAGGATTTTTTcaactaaatatttcaataaaactattatgaaatttaactttcgaatctttctttaatgttttcttGTTATATCAATCTATATTTCGGGGGTGATCGGTATGACGAGATGATGCTGCCTACTCTTGCGATTTATGCCGTCATAATGGTCAGGGTTTAAACTATCGCATCTCCCAGGAGCTACCCTCACGAGGCGCTCACCTGTATCACACCTCCTCCTTGGCTGTCGTTCTTTTCGTTGAGGAAGCACTCCGGCAGACCGAGGAGCTTCCCGAGCCAGTTCATCGCGATCGTCTCCAATTCTGTACCAGCTGGCGACGAGGCCTGGAcgacataatattatatcaaacctGAGTCTCGCTGCTCGACAACAATCTCATATAGTTAGCAGTAGGTTGTTTAGATACACTTAACTTACCCAGGTGAAGCAGAGAACGTTCATAGCACTGGAAAGCATTTCTCCCATGATTGATGGGTAAGAGGTCAACGCTGGGAAGTAGGCGTGCATGTGGGGACTCTGCCAGTGGACGATCTAGCCACACCACATGaacaataaagtattatatacgGAAAGTCCAGACTAGAGCTATCATTTAGGAAATAGTTGCGTCAGAATCATTAAACATGAAATTGAATTGCCATAACTCCTTCCTTCAATTTGAGTTATCTCGTAATTCTTCTGTTAAccaaataagatatttttgccTTTGAGTTAGTTCATGTATTTACCCCGGGCATGATGTGATCTTCGACGTCCTTGAAGATGTCGTCCCATTTCTCCGGCATCTCCGGCGCGTGGTCCGGGAGTCGTTTGTGGAGGTACCCTGGTTGTACGCCAGGGTACACCTTGTGGTCTCTGATGTTCTCCAGGTAATCCGCCATATAGTCCACCAGCTCTTTCGCTGGAGGATGTTGATTAGGACGTTGtcttacttaataattatcatttgcAACACTTGATCGAGTAATATTGTtacatacaatacattttgTGTTCCGATTTTTGAGATTCCTTAatcatttttagaaaaatatcttcCCTAAATACTCTGCTGTACCATTTATATGCatacgttaaaattaatttattcctcatatgttaaaagttattgttataacaGCAGAGAACGTGTGAAGATTGTTTTGAACTTACTAAAACTACTCTCAAAATATCTGTGTTCTCTTTAAccaacaaaacataaatatacaacgAGAATCGAGCCTAAGAAAGCTTTTCATTCAAGCTATTCTGCTTTTAACATTAATCAATGttgagataataattaaattagcaaatatagaatgaaaattCAACAACATAAGCGGGACTCGAACCCACAACCTTCTGAATATCGTTGtagttactttaaaaacaaagaacaatGTGAAGCTATTTAATGTGCAAGGAAACAAATTTATGACGTCATTTCcgttacatttaaaacctCTTTTCGTTTTACTCGTATTAAAAGACTAAacaaattactattatattcaatatagcTCAGTTTAGTTGAATTTCCAATCAGTGAACTACGAATGCGCTTGTTCCGAACCTTGAGTGTGTTCTGATCCAATTAGTTGCggaaaaagatttaattcaaTCAACTAAAGTCTCTGTcttgtgtaaatttaaataccaatAGATTCCTTTATACGGAACCTAATTTTAATTAGGGATGCTTAATTAAGTGAAGTATTGAGGGAAAATATCAAAGTCTAGTTAAAGTCTAAGAGGACGAGTTCATGTTTCATAGTTACTGTGATTCTATAACTATATCTATATGTTTTACTTATTAACTTCATCCCCCCCCCTTCCGTGCCGACTAACAAACGGTTCGTGTGACATTCGTTAAACGATTGTTATATCAGTAATATTTAACTGAACTAACTACCGCGATCTTGTTAAGTTTCGAGTAACGCTTAACCCAAGTCCGAGTCCTCACACTACATAAACACCGTTCCAAGTTTTTCTTTCCTAAATCTTCGCACGTAGTACTATAAGTGATAAACTGCAAACTGTTCGTCGCCAACCCGTGTTAAAGGATCTGTGTTATGAACAGCACCTTCCAGCTTTAGGGTCTCATAACCTATAACTtccaaattcttttaaattgccTCCATATTGGACATCGAGAATTTAAAcagctttaatattatatcggCTTTAATGTATGTTGCTCGTGTTTATTGTGAAAGACGTGCTCGGATGTCCTGCGCGATGTGGAGGGATCATGGGATTGATCAAATAACTGTAAACGGCTCCGTCTGCGCtctgttattgttatttttatggctCGGTCGGGATTTGTCTTATTGATAATACACTGATACAGACACACACATCTCAGCGTCGTACAGATTCCACTGTCTTATTGAAAACTAAAACATTCACTAAACCTcctaaataaaaacgttttacGGATGCTGTGAgctttttcttgttttatatcttcatgatcgacgtttcggttcctccgcagcgaccgtgatcacggacagacgagacgAAAGTCACTTTCGGACAGATatacaataatgaaaaacgCTAAATATCAAGTATACAAGCGAAAATTTCAGGACCTTCTAAACGAGAAAAACATCTGTGTGAAAGAGAACTactcattttttaaatcaaaaaaagtTCTAGATTAATGTAAGGATCAAATTATTTCACAGAAACTTCAGATATTTTACGTACTATACAGGAAAATGTGATCATTATTGTCCATACAGACATGTCGGAATAAcattgaatatacaaaaaaggtatattaatatatatttttactatcacATTATAATTCAACGAGAcgcatttaaaatcaaatcaattaaataggCTTCAGACTAACATTGACATTTGAACTGGGGTGATACGCGGACTATTATTAGTGCCTATAACCAGCAATAACGAATCACTTAACCGACCTACAGCGCTACTGGCACTGAATATTATTACGCGTTATTATCAAGGTAACAGACGATttgattttatgtattttaacttaacattAGTTACAAACAACTCTGTCGACGCGCGTCTTTACGCgaccacatatatatatgaagatgaAGATGGTATATTGATTACCGAAATTAATAggaaattaagatttatagCGACATTAAACGAAAAATAGCTACGTTAAATAAAGGTGAGTTAATTAAATCTGTATTAAGATGTATTGATAAGAATATACGTTAACTAACCTTTCACTCTGAACTCCTTGTGGTCCATGGCTGCGGTCCTGGAATGAAGATTcctattaacaatataatctaACACTCCTTTTGTCTGTGGTGTCGGTTAGGTTATAAGACTATTGTTTCGTCGTTACACGAATGAGGTATTGGATATTTGTACTGAagtatatagtaatattagttttttaatgaacaaaatctctttgtttttaaacgttctaagaatttaatttgaatttggtTTGATTAAACATATTACTCGTCGTGTTCAGTGGGAGTGTAAGCTGTGGAAAATACTGTTtcgattttaatgtaattttaatattatcaatttgaCTAATAGAGACAACAGATAATAGcgtagtttttaagttatatacaGTCGCTAGTTTAGTtggaacttaaaaaaatatcatatcaatGTTTCTTATCTGAAGAATCTTTCATACTTAGTAATTGtacgaaaataaatgaaatttacaaacaaaagtaGCTTCCATGAATGCGTATATCAAGAGGTCTAGAAAAGACATCACGAGCtgcttatttttaacaacggctctcataattgtattttatctttGTTTCCCTGAAGCCCGCGTGTCTGGTCAATGTTGACTTAAAATCTCATCGAGTAAGCGTCACCTTAGCCTTCCATCAATAACagttacaattatttactGTGGAAGCAATATCAAATACTGTCAGATCGAATTGACAGCAGAAAACTCGGAGATTAATCACAAgacttagaaaattataacaaaaataagattaaataagataaaaaaataaataaaaatgaaaatgtgatatattcgtaaaattttccataaacatatatatgtgattttttttaaatatgaggtAAAAATAGTTAAGGTAATTTTTAAGGACCATATACATATGTCAATTTGAAATTCGGCCTGACACCatacataatacaataatcTCTGACAGCGATGCGAAGCCTTACTTGTGGATGCGTGCTCTAAATTGGTATTGATTTAGTTGCAAATGTGAAAAGAACATCTTCTTTGATCACCAATCCACGTAAAACTAcgaataatcaaattatttatggaaTTTGCTGGTGGAGAATAAATATCTCGATAGGTCTGTGGACGCAGGGGTCCAGGAGACAGGAGAAACGCGGAGAACAGGTCGCTAGGAACTCGTACTAAGATCATATCCAGCACCTTCAGGAGAAGCAGCCGGAAACACGAGTAAAAGTCATTCTGTTGGTTGTTatagaagtaataaatttgaaatggcAACGAAGCGGTATTTCGTATCTGTGTAGACAGTCCGTTAAGATCTCATTTAAACTCAATTTCCgtaactttacaaaaaaactataaatgtaTAGATAATTTGTCAAAGCTGTAACATCCGAGTCGCTATTGACAATaagacgaaaaaaatatttaggagtCACAAACagtcaatattaattaatgttatgaaaaacattaaacattaccctctttttttttgcttcactGCGACTAGatttcatgatttttttctCTAAACTACACTTTGACTtatgttagattttttttttgctatttttcttcatattttacgttcgttttttattttttattttttataatgaattttaattcagaaatcattaaattaaaaataggttTCGCACGAggaacttataaattattaaattgtttttgttatatatttcaaattaaaataaaatatgtctcagttaaataaagttttaagcagcaaaacttaaaatactttttctaataaatatctgAATCGaaggtttttataattactattacaattaaattaaaataaaattatttattaaatacttttcgGATAGgacattcattaaaaaaaaatattttcaaaaaaaaaaaaaatttttctcttaaaattatgaataaaaaaattattacagaacTTAGAACTTAAAGCTCTACTTACCTTAGCGAAAGTTGTTCtcaaacgaaaaaaatacaggaaatattgaatatataatagatgGGCAATGTTCGTCTGTCACTGAACCGCGGAGGAGCAGCGTAAAGCTTATATAGGGGAGGGCGACGACTACTCACTCCACAAGTCCGCCGACTGGTCGAGGGGTGAGTTTGATCACGAGCGGAGATGTCCGAGTACGTGTATCACTCGCTATACATACTCTTTACTGACAAACAAACgagtaattataatagaaactaataggaaataataaaaatgtcaaccGTTAAGAaaagtattcaaataataaaaccgtAGTGaacttttaattcaatattaatagattgtataacatatacaagtatttttattattactttatcatgatatataatatgtgacaAAAACGCTCCGCTCGTACACAGCGAACATAAcctaacatatatttaatattttccggGTCGAGATCGTTTTTCAACAGAATATAACAgcaacatatttaaaagttacaaaacttttttgtgTCACTTAAATGTTCTACACTAGTTGCATCCCGCGGCGCCGCTTCCATCGACGATGCTGTTCTTAatcaattaaagtatttttaattcaactcaaacaaattttaactatatttttatctgtcaTACCTTAATGTGTATTAAATACGATCCAGCCTTATTCACGTGTCAAAAGTCGTAATGCCCTTAGTAATTTCAGTTGATATCTGAGTCTCATTGATACTTCATCGTTCGGAAGCATTCCTTGTATGTTCTCGTGACAGATAGAATTTTCTCCCGAGTTTTTACGCCCAAATTTGAACATTACTGTTAAAGCCATAGGTGAGACACCCTGCGGTAACCCACAACAATTTCGTGTCCTCACACTACACACAAATCGTTCCTCgtttctaatttaataatttacgttAAGAGACGAGATCTCTCAGcgttccatggattcaccgtgtcGGTGCCGGGTCCACCGTTGCAGGGAGAGCtgcaacagtgcctgggacttgacTTCCATGTGTAAGTTTAAGGAGCCCCTGTCTAACGCAAACAATCTCTCAGTCGTTAAAACTGGTAACTCTCTGAAATGTGTCGAGTCAAACATGGAGTAAACATACAGGAGTATAGGGCCTGGGGAACAGTTAGATGTATTTAGAGACTTCACGTTTGTAAATCCTCGTTGTATACTAACTGACTGACTGATAGATATACTATACTGCACATAAAAggttatatgattttattttgtcgtTCACGAACAGGGTTTAATAGTATAttgtgcccgtgatcacggtcgctgcaaagtaaccgaaacgtcgggagtacgtagttaaaaaaaataataaaaaacgaggagtaaatccgaaaatattagtttttattgttcaatatATAACAGCTTCAGTATCTTTTTTAGGATTACTTTAAAACTCGAAGATTTCGA
Proteins encoded in this region:
- the LOC116776207 gene encoding histidine decarboxylase isoform X7, translated to MDHKEFRVKAKELVDYMADYLENIRDHKVYPGVQPGYLHKRLPDHAPEMPEKWDDIFKDVEDHIMPGIVHWQSPHMHAYFPALTSYPSIMGEMLSSAMNVLCFTWASSPAGTELETIAMNWLGKLLGLPECFLNEKNDSQGGGVIQTTASEATLVSLLAARTRALMELSALNPDMQSSELLGHLIAYCSDQAHSSVEKAGLIGLVRMRYIESDEHQCMRGDKLEEAIINDKAKGLVPFWVCATLGTTGSVAFDDLREIGPVCDQHSIWLHVDAAYAGSAFICPEYRHWLDGIELVDSFAFNPSKWLMVNFDCTGMWVRDSNALHRTFNVNPIYLRHENSGKAIDYMVGSQHANTRRRIETEILVKGDEHDDSVISDEGYPPSEESSLTDDSDEDIKPRDAPVADKIQLENPDKKEPLHWQIPLSRRFRALKLWFVLRNYGVSGLQKHIRESVRLAQKFEALVLADQRFEIPQPRNLGMVAFRLKGDNTLTEYLLKRLNARGYLHAVPACFKGVYVIRFTVTSQRTTNQDILDDWTEIKTVASEILKEMFGSENGNIVVSKKPRISLKGPKSDPIGVKF
- the LOC116776207 gene encoding histidine decarboxylase isoform X5; the encoded protein is MDHKEFRVKAKELVDYMADYLENIRDHKVYPGVQPGYLHKRLPDHAPEMPEKWDDIFKDVEDHIMPGIVHWQSPHMHAYFPALTSYPSIMGEMLSSAMNVLCFTWASSPAGTELETIAMNWLGKLLGLPECFLNEKNDSQGGGVIQTTASEATLVSLLAARTRALMELSALNPDMQSSELLGHLIAYCSDQAHSSVEKAGLIGLVRMRYIESDEHQCMRGDKLEEAIINDKAKGLVPFWVCATLGTTGSVAFDDLREIGPVCDQHSIWLHVDAAYAGSAFICPEYRHWLDGIELVDSFAFNPSKWLMVNFDCTGMWVRDSNALHRTFNVNPIYLRHENSGKAIDYMVGSQHANTRRRIETEILVKGDEHDDSVISDEGYPPSEESSLTDDSDEDIKPRDAPVADKIQLENPDKKEPLHWQIPLSRRFRALKLWFVLRNYGVSGLQKHIRESVRLAQKFEALVLADQRFEIPQPRNLGMVAFRLKGDNTLTEYLLKRLNARGYLHAVPACFKGVYVIRFTVTSQRTTNQDILDDWTEIKTVASEILKEMFGSENGNIVVSKKPRISLKEMRRRVRGMKACGKKFSLDSYMDMLQELVVESLPQCSEEKEETPNGPKSDPIGVKF
- the LOC116776207 gene encoding histidine decarboxylase isoform X3 produces the protein MDHKEFRVKAKELVDYMADYLENIRDHKVYPGVQPGYLHKRLPDHAPEMPEKWDDIFKDVEDHIMPGIVHWQSPHMHAYFPALTSYPSIMGEMLSSAMNVLCFTWASSPAGTELETIAMNWLGKLLGLPECFLNEKNDSQGGGVIQTTASEATLVSLLAARTRALMELSALNPDMQSSELLGHLIAYCSDQAHSSVEKAGLIGLVRMRYIESDEHQCMRGDKLEEAIINDKAKGLVPFWVCATLGTTGSVAFDDLREIGPVCDQHSIWLHVDAAYAGSAFICPEYRHWLDGIELVDSFAFNPSKWLMVNFDCTGMWVRDSNALHRTFNVNPIYLRHENSGKAIDYMHWQIPLSRRFRALKLWFVLRNYGVSGLQKHIRESVRLAQKFEALVLADQRFEIPQPRNLGMVAFRLKGDNTLTEYLLKRLNARGYLHAVPACFKGVYVIRFTVTSQRTTNQDILDDWTEIKTVASEILKEMFGSENGNIVVSKKPRISLKGSSPADRSISSPVVSSTTVKPVACTDTNQLLVPMTPSRQFRSKSVDETDLKLDDAVISVDIKNNEITLTPTDSKSILDARDVSELKIGDRISRAFDLMDTNNMECKEAGEAKLTIKGPGSYIKQIIQQFSEGPFDAEDCKPDPGRAVATQSLKQRADAFCKKCLHYKGVNK
- the LOC116776207 gene encoding histidine decarboxylase isoform X2, with product MDHKEFRVKAKELVDYMADYLENIRDHKVYPGVQPGYLHKRLPDHAPEMPEKWDDIFKDVEDHIMPGIVHWQSPHMHAYFPALTSYPSIMGEMLSSAMNVLCFTWASSPAGTELETIAMNWLGKLLGLPECFLNEKNDSQGGGVIQTTASEATLVSLLAARTRALMELSALNPDMQSSELLGHLIAYCSDQAHSSVEKAGLIGLVRMRYIESDEHQCMRGDKLEEAIINDKAKGLVPFWVCATLGTTGSVAFDDLREIGPVCDQHSIWLHVDAAYAGSAFICPEYRHWLDGIELVDSFAFNPSKWLMVNFDCTGMWVRDSNALHRTFNVNPIYLRHENSGKAIDYMVGSQHANTRRRIETEILVKGDEHDDSVISDEGYPPSEESSLTDDSDEDIKPRDAPVADKIQLENPDKKEPLHWQIPLSRRFRALKLWFVLRNYGVSGLQKHIRESVRLAQKFEALVLADQRFEIPQPRNLGMVAFRLKGDNTLTEYLLKRLNARGYLHAVPACFKGVYVIRFTVTSQRTTNQDILDDWTEIKTVASEILKEMFGSENGNIVVSKKPRISLKETRELNATFGTSLLLANSPMSPKIVNGTHAAICDYESLLSSCAQTFAELKMEPKDSPEMRRRVRGMKACGKKFSLDSYMDMLQELVVESLPQCSEEKEETPNGPKSDPIGVKF
- the LOC116776207 gene encoding histidine decarboxylase isoform X4 translates to MDHKEFRVKAKELVDYMADYLENIRDHKVYPGVQPGYLHKRLPDHAPEMPEKWDDIFKDVEDHIMPGIVHWQSPHMHAYFPALTSYPSIMGEMLSSAMNVLCFTWASSPAGTELETIAMNWLGKLLGLPECFLNEKNDSQGGGVIQTTASEATLVSLLAARTRALMELSALNPDMQSSELLGHLIAYCSDQAHSSVEKAGLIGLVRMRYIESDEHQCMRGDKLEEAIINDKAKGLVPFWVCATLGTTGSVAFDDLREIGPVCDQHSIWLHVDAAYAGSAFICPEYRHWLDGIELVDSFAFNPSKWLMVNFDCTGMWVRDSNALHRTFNVNPIYLRHENSGKAIDYMVGSQHANTRRRIETEILVKGDEHDDSVISDEGYPPSEESSLTDDSDEDIKPRDAPVADKIQLENPDKKEPLHWQIPLSRRFRALKLWFVLRNYGVSGLQKHIRESVRLAQKFEALVLADQRFEIPQPRNLGMVAFRLKGDNTLTEYLLKRLNARGYLHAVPACFKGVYVIRFTVTSQRTTNQDILDDWTEIKTVASEILKEMFGSENGNIVVSKKPRISLKETRELNATFGTSLLLANSPMSPKIVNGTHAAICDYESLLSSCAQTFAELKMEPKDSPGPKSDPIGVKF
- the LOC116776207 gene encoding histidine decarboxylase isoform X1 — encoded protein: MDHKEFRVKAKELVDYMADYLENIRDHKVYPGVQPGYLHKRLPDHAPEMPEKWDDIFKDVEDHIMPGIVHWQSPHMHAYFPALTSYPSIMGEMLSSAMNVLCFTWASSPAGTELETIAMNWLGKLLGLPECFLNEKNDSQGGGVIQTTASEATLVSLLAARTRALMELSALNPDMQSSELLGHLIAYCSDQAHSSVEKAGLIGLVRMRYIESDEHQCMRGDKLEEAIINDKAKGLVPFWVCATLGTTGSVAFDDLREIGPVCDQHSIWLHVDAAYAGSAFICPEYRHWLDGIELVDSFAFNPSKWLMVNFDCTGMWVRDSNALHRTFNVNPIYLRHENSGKAIDYMVGSQHANTRRRIETEILVKGDEHDDSVISDEGYPPSEESSLTDDSDEDIKPRDAPVADKIQLENPDKKEPLHWQIPLSRRFRALKLWFVLRNYGVSGLQKHIRESVRLAQKFEALVLADQRFEIPQPRNLGMVAFRLKGDNTLTEYLLKRLNARGYLHAVPACFKGVYVIRFTVTSQRTTNQDILDDWTEIKTVASEILKEMFGSENGNIVVSKKPRISLKGSSPADRSISSPVVSSTTVKPVACTDTNQLLVPMTPSRQFRSKSVDETDLKLDDAVISVDIKNNEITLTPTDSKSILDARDVSELKIGDRISRAFDLMDTNNMECKEAGEAKLTIKGPGSYIKQIIQQFSEGPFDAEDCKPDPGRAVATQSLKQRADAFCKKCLHYKGVNK